The proteins below come from a single Bryobacter aggregatus MPL3 genomic window:
- a CDS encoding PRTRC system protein B — translation MDCRISLQGADTLALQGAILVYKGARDVFASWHEATVRKGTAPQLGPALPLSTMFLKSLAEGLGSNLRTELLPPNVLVRTPDTLVWWTPATSRRMFFSLFDVDLGPFSGRSFPHPALVFRVSGRELRIRAISQSKRPDATTPLLVAPYYNTQENGLVCQGSMRSPDGPFVNAMTAWEDAFFASEFTHLWGGGRMCRHKHGVSGLWKAVEGAKVFPVRLLANARQTLQQFVGRDHD, via the coding sequence ATGGATTGCCGCATCAGCTTGCAGGGCGCCGATACGCTAGCGCTCCAAGGCGCAATCCTTGTGTACAAAGGCGCACGCGACGTATTTGCTTCCTGGCACGAAGCGACTGTCAGGAAGGGAACGGCTCCCCAATTGGGGCCAGCGTTGCCCTTATCTACGATGTTTTTGAAGTCCTTGGCCGAAGGTCTGGGCTCCAATCTGCGGACGGAGCTTCTCCCTCCCAACGTCTTGGTTCGAACACCAGACACTCTCGTTTGGTGGACGCCGGCAACAAGCCGGCGGATGTTTTTCTCCCTGTTCGACGTGGACCTCGGTCCCTTTAGCGGGCGGAGCTTCCCGCATCCCGCATTGGTCTTCCGAGTGTCAGGACGGGAACTCCGAATCCGCGCCATTAGCCAAAGCAAACGCCCCGACGCCACCACGCCGCTCTTGGTCGCGCCTTACTACAACACTCAAGAGAACGGACTCGTCTGCCAAGGCAGCATGCGGTCCCCGGACGGCCCGTTCGTCAATGCAATGACGGCCTGGGAGGATGCGTTCTTTGCGAGCGAGTTTACGCACCTCTGGGGCGGCGGCCGGATGTGCCGGCACAAGCATGGAGTGTCAGGCCTCTGGAAAGCGGTGGAGGGGGCCAAGGTCTTTCCGGTCCGGCTGCTCGCGAATGCCCGCCAAACCCTCCAGCAATTCGTCGGGCGGGATCACGACTGA
- a CDS encoding PRTRC system protein C, protein MTVTKMIREFRFGGAKLPDPNPQMDAEQVRSIYATQFPEIATAVLTGPEAVGDKLVFRFERAIGAKG, encoded by the coding sequence ATGACAGTAACCAAGATGATCCGCGAGTTTCGATTTGGGGGGGCAAAGCTTCCAGATCCGAACCCACAAATGGATGCAGAACAAGTACGGTCGATCTACGCAACCCAATTTCCTGAGATCGCAACAGCCGTCCTGACCGGCCCTGAAGCGGTAGGCGATAAGCTCGTCTTCCGCTTCGAGCGGGCAATCGGAGCCAAGGGATAA
- a CDS encoding PRTRC system protein E, whose protein sequence is MNQTETTGLFSQLAPMLSNRTVILTVAATDRDVLTISIIPKKMKEDENEVLSVPLCATGTAEELDRDLPRQLRDFVDTHAATSSNLARIKEELEAAEKAAEEARKEKLKGKKLPVAEKAAPKPEPQGTLGLFDEAAVEPEDVGVNV, encoded by the coding sequence ATGAACCAAACAGAAACAACGGGCCTGTTTTCCCAACTGGCACCGATGCTTTCCAACCGAACAGTGATCCTAACCGTGGCGGCCACAGACCGAGACGTGCTGACGATCAGCATTATCCCGAAGAAAATGAAAGAGGACGAGAACGAGGTATTGTCGGTTCCGCTTTGTGCCACTGGCACTGCGGAAGAACTCGACCGGGATCTGCCCAGGCAATTGCGGGACTTCGTCGACACCCATGCGGCAACCTCCTCCAATTTGGCCCGGATCAAAGAGGAGCTCGAAGCTGCGGAAAAGGCGGCCGAAGAAGCTCGGAAAGAAAAGCTGAAAGGGAAGAAACTTCCGGTCGCGGAGAAGGCGGCACCCAAGCCGGAGCCACAAGGGACGCTAGGGCTTTTCGATGAAGCTGCGGTCGAACCAGAGGATGTTGGGGTGAACGTATGA
- a CDS encoding DUF3150 domain-containing protein, translated as MSFQSNLFSISDSATAPPLAFVQPSFGGHPDGGDGPPAIPIQDPGVDLAKKTVCIKVRLSTMGNTRKVSTSQIEADADKDLLRVSKHLLDSAELKAIGRFDGEIRRYLYNLCLPFEVGIHLLPIAALQVVEQRLRQFQTEREQLVKAFLDVYPGLCTDARKRLRGLYNPADYPPVDEVTRQFGFAWQYVSFGVPDQLRGISQEVWDQEREKAAQRMAEASSEIQVVLRESMGKLVQHMAERLRDGADGKPLRFKETTVSNLVEFLENFEFRNVTDDQQLQQIVKQARGLLQGVGADDLRNTGELRTKVQSGMASLAAELDTMVARAGSRKFRFEEAA; from the coding sequence ATGTCGTTTCAATCCAATCTTTTCTCCATTTCAGACAGCGCAACTGCACCGCCATTAGCCTTTGTCCAGCCCAGTTTTGGCGGCCACCCTGACGGTGGCGACGGCCCCCCGGCCATCCCGATTCAGGATCCCGGCGTGGATCTTGCCAAGAAGACGGTCTGCATCAAGGTGCGGCTCTCCACCATGGGCAACACCCGCAAGGTGTCGACTTCGCAGATCGAAGCTGATGCGGACAAGGACCTTCTGCGCGTTTCGAAACATCTACTGGATTCGGCGGAACTGAAAGCCATCGGTCGATTCGATGGAGAGATTCGTCGTTACCTGTACAACCTGTGCCTTCCGTTCGAAGTCGGGATTCATCTCCTTCCGATAGCCGCCCTCCAGGTTGTCGAGCAGCGCCTCCGCCAATTCCAGACGGAGCGGGAGCAACTCGTCAAAGCATTCCTTGATGTCTATCCAGGCCTTTGCACCGATGCGCGCAAACGGCTCCGTGGGCTCTACAACCCAGCCGACTATCCGCCCGTAGACGAAGTTACGCGCCAGTTCGGATTCGCATGGCAATACGTCAGCTTCGGGGTTCCCGATCAACTCCGGGGAATCTCTCAGGAAGTGTGGGATCAGGAACGCGAGAAAGCCGCCCAACGCATGGCCGAGGCATCCTCGGAAATCCAGGTTGTCCTTCGCGAGTCGATGGGCAAGCTCGTCCAGCACATGGCGGAACGCCTTCGAGATGGCGCCGACGGAAAGCCACTTCGCTTCAAGGAAACGACCGTATCGAACTTGGTCGAGTTCCTTGAAAACTTTGAATTCCGGAATGTGACGGACGACCAGCAACTGCAACAGATCGTGAAGCAGGCACGTGGCCTCTTGCAGGGCGTTGGGGCCGACGATCTCCGCAACACCGGTGAACTCCGCACTAAGGTCCAGTCGGGCATGGCGTCACTCGCTGCTGAGTTGGACACGATGGTAGCTCGCGCGGGTAGCCGGAAATTCCGCTTTGAAGAGGCGGCTTAA
- a CDS encoding 4Fe-4S cluster-binding domain-containing protein: MRGAFSIHEAKPAVDEATGAAPKLPRRREGNMTIRMHSRLDQSRVNGPGSRAVFWLQGCSLKCSGCWNPLSHSVEGGMTVEISSVVEWVADLHASRSIDGLTISGGEPMEQAGALLAFLQALRLRVPEISVGMFSGYTERELVIGAFLSRDANPPSHQANLWRAIRLHLDFAVLGRFNGHRPSKQPLVSSQNQALLLFSDRHSSSDFSPLSVEFTIDSQGITQITGFPILQ, translated from the coding sequence ATGCGAGGCGCGTTTTCGATTCACGAAGCCAAACCTGCCGTTGATGAGGCCACGGGAGCCGCACCGAAACTACCACGCCGAAGGGAGGGTAATATGACGATCCGAATGCATTCCAGGCTGGATCAGAGTCGAGTGAATGGGCCCGGATCCCGAGCTGTGTTCTGGCTGCAGGGCTGTTCCTTGAAATGTTCCGGATGCTGGAACCCACTCAGCCATTCAGTTGAAGGCGGGATGACAGTCGAGATCAGCTCGGTCGTGGAATGGGTAGCTGATCTGCACGCCAGCCGCTCAATCGACGGACTCACAATTAGCGGTGGCGAACCGATGGAACAGGCCGGCGCGCTCTTGGCATTTCTTCAAGCGCTACGCCTCCGTGTTCCCGAAATCAGCGTCGGCATGTTTTCCGGTTACACCGAAAGGGAGTTGGTGATCGGCGCCTTTCTGTCACGCGACGCCAATCCTCCCTCACACCAAGCCAACCTTTGGCGTGCCATTCGACTTCACCTCGATTTTGCAGTTCTCGGGCGTTTCAACGGTCATCGGCCTTCGAAGCAACCTCTGGTCAGCAGTCAGAACCAAGCGCTACTTCTATTTTCTGATCGCCACTCCTCCAGCGACTTTTCGCCCCTGAGTGTCGAGTTCACGATCGATTCCCAGGGGATTACCCAGATCACTGGGTTCCCCATCCTGCAATAA
- a CDS encoding DUF2975 domain-containing protein, which translates to MSKGSTRFLQAVIALIGIGSLALLLWEPHLEGRNAHANLFQIYFNDPFLAYAYTASIAFFVALFQAFKLLGYVGRGEFFSQRPVKALRTIKYCAMSLVGFLVGAEAYFFIVMRGKDDIAGGVMMGLLLIFVSAVVATAAAVFERTLQSAVDLKAENDLTV; encoded by the coding sequence ATGAGTAAAGGCTCAACCAGATTTCTCCAAGCGGTCATCGCGCTCATTGGCATTGGTTCTCTTGCTCTTTTGCTTTGGGAACCACACCTCGAAGGAAGGAACGCGCACGCGAACCTCTTTCAGATTTACTTCAACGATCCGTTTTTGGCGTATGCGTACACCGCATCAATTGCATTTTTCGTCGCACTCTTCCAGGCATTCAAGCTTCTCGGATATGTAGGAAGAGGTGAATTCTTTTCGCAACGCCCAGTCAAAGCGTTGCGGACGATCAAGTACTGCGCGATGTCTCTCGTCGGTTTTCTCGTAGGAGCGGAAGCCTACTTCTTCATAGTGATGCGTGGCAAGGATGACATCGCCGGCGGCGTCATGATGGGACTTCTACTGATCTTCGTCTCTGCAGTCGTCGCCACCGCGGCGGCGGTATTTGAACGAACCTTGCAGAGCGCGGTAGATCTGAAAGCCGAGAACGACTTAACGGTATAG
- a CDS encoding helix-turn-helix domain-containing protein, producing the protein MPIIINIDVMLAKRKMSVTELAEKVGITMANISVLKNGKAKAIRLSTLEAICKALQCQPGDVLEYKDLTIPSSAV; encoded by the coding sequence ATGCCGATCATCATCAACATCGACGTAATGCTGGCCAAGCGGAAGATGAGCGTCACCGAACTGGCTGAGAAGGTCGGCATCACGATGGCCAATATCTCCGTCTTGAAAAACGGCAAGGCAAAAGCGATCCGGCTATCCACGTTGGAAGCAATCTGTAAGGCTCTCCAATGCCAACCTGGAGATGTTCTGGAATATAAAGATCTGACCATTCCCTCTTCGGCGGTGTGA